The DNA window GTTGTGTGCGAAGAACGTTTAATAAATGTGCTCCGAACTCTCTAACTTTAGGAACAGGAACCTTGTCCATATGTCCTCTAGTTACCGCAAAAATTTCGACCACTTGTTCTTCTACAGGATAAGGGCTGGAAACAGGTTGTTTCAACATCTCAACGATGCGATATCCTCTGTCCAACTGAGCCTGAGTGATTGGATCCAAGTCAGTTCCAAGCTGAGCAAATGCTTCCAACTCTCTGAACTGAGCTAATTCCAGTTTCATTTTTCCAGCGACTTGTTTCATCGCTTTGATCTGAGCTGCGGAACCAACACGAGATACGGAGATACCCACATCTACTGCAGGACGAACCCCGGATGCGAATAAGTTGGATTGCAGATAGATCTGACCGTCAGTGATGGAGATCACGTTAGTCGGAATATAAGCCGAAACCTCACCTTCTTGGGTTTCGATGATAGGAAGTGCGGTTAAGGAACCTGCTCCATATTTCTCATCCAATTTAGCCGCTCTTTCTAATAAGCGAGAGTGAAGATAGAATACGTCTCCAGGATAAGCTTCGCGGCCCGGAGGTCTACGAAGAAGAAGACACATTTGGCGATAAGCAACCGCTTGTTTTGATAAGTCATCATAAACAACTAAGGTAGCTTTTTTCTCGTTATACATGAAGTATTCCGCGAAGGAACATCCAGAATAAGGAGCGATATATTGCAGAGGAGCAGGATCAGCAGCAGTAGCGGAAACTACGATTGTGTAATCAAGAGCTCCAACTGCTTTTAGTTTTTCCACGATAGTCGCTACAGTGGAAGCTTTTTGTCCGATCGCTACGTAAACGCAGATAACTCCGGAACCTTTTTGGTTGATGATCGTATCCAGAGCGATGGAAGTTTTTCCAGTTCCACGGTCTCCGATGATCAACTCCCTTTGGCCTCGGCCTATCGGGATCATTGCGTCGATACTTTTGATACCGGTTTGAAGAGGCTCTTCAACAGGTTGTCTTTTGGAAATTCCAGGAGCAGGACTTTCTACCGCACGAGTATGTTTGGTATTGATTGGTCCTTTTCCATCCAAAGGCTCACCGAGTGGGTTTACCACACGTCCGAGCATTTCAGGTCCTACTGGAACTTCTAAGATTTTTCCGATTCTTTTAACGGAGAATCCTTCACGGATATTTTTGTAATCTCCGTAAATGATCACACCCACGGAATTGTCTTCCAAGTTGAATGCCTGACCGCGAACTCCGTTTTGGAATTCCACGAGTTCTCCAGCCATCACGTTTCTGAGACCGAAAACTCGAGCGATACCGTCCCCTACTTCCAGAACAGTTCCGACTTCTTCGACACCCAGATCTTTTTTATAATTTAAAATTTC is part of the Leptospira andrefontaineae genome and encodes:
- the atpA gene encoding F0F1 ATP synthase subunit alpha, producing MKIKTDEITSVLKQEILNYKKDLGVEEVGTVLEVGDGIARVFGLRNVMAGELVEFQNGVRGQAFNLEDNSVGVIIYGDYKNIREGFSVKRIGKILEVPVGPEMLGRVVNPLGEPLDGKGPINTKHTRAVESPAPGISKRQPVEEPLQTGIKSIDAMIPIGRGQRELIIGDRGTGKTSIALDTIINQKGSGVICVYVAIGQKASTVATIVEKLKAVGALDYTIVVSATAADPAPLQYIAPYSGCSFAEYFMYNEKKATLVVYDDLSKQAVAYRQMCLLLRRPPGREAYPGDVFYLHSRLLERAAKLDEKYGAGSLTALPIIETQEGEVSAYIPTNVISITDGQIYLQSNLFASGVRPAVDVGISVSRVGSAAQIKAMKQVAGKMKLELAQFRELEAFAQLGTDLDPITQAQLDRGYRIVEMLKQPVSSPYPVEEQVVEIFAVTRGHMDKVPVPKVREFGAHLLNVLRTQQPEVLNAIRTEKKISDEGKLGEVIASIAADFVRNLK